In Halogeometricum sp. S1BR25-6, a single genomic region encodes these proteins:
- a CDS encoding DUF5788 family protein, with amino-acid sequence MKEFERKQLLERVNREGATVGVDIPDAIDVQGEEVELRDFVFEIKRRDTIPDGERERVEAAKKNLRRERLERLQRIEDNEVSYEEGERLVESIVGIDRALNALEQLRPADLEQEAQLQEAQDQKRWMNFLKQALGRDSGSGRGGR; translated from the coding sequence GTGAAGGAGTTCGAGCGAAAGCAGTTGCTGGAACGGGTCAACCGCGAGGGCGCCACGGTGGGCGTGGACATCCCCGACGCCATCGACGTGCAGGGCGAGGAGGTCGAACTGCGCGACTTCGTCTTCGAGATAAAGCGCCGCGACACGATTCCCGACGGGGAACGCGAACGGGTCGAGGCGGCCAAGAAGAACCTCCGGCGCGAACGCCTCGAACGCCTCCAGCGCATCGAGGACAACGAGGTGAGCTACGAGGAGGGCGAGCGACTCGTCGAGAGCATCGTTGGCATCGACCGGGCGCTGAACGCCCTCGAACAGTTGCGCCCGGCGGACCTCGAACAGGAGGCGCAGTTGCAGGAGGCCCAAGACCAGAAGCGCTGGATGAACTTCCTGAAGCAGGCGCTCGGCCGCGACAGCGGTTCCGGCCGAGGGGGCCGCTGA